ATTCAGCAGAATcctatgaaaaattaaaaaaatttataataaatatagtaACTCACTTGTCTATTACTACTTGAATGCTTTTTTGAAAGTCTTGATCATTCTCATCAATCTCCAAGAAATTAGTAATCGTTCGGACAACTGCCATGTCCAAAAAAACCGCAAATACTTCAATAGGAACCTTATGTGATATCCTCTGCAAGTAAGAAGACATTTGTGCTTGCATAGCATTTTTATAACTTCTTCTTCCGCTGCCGGATAACTTATCACGGTCCGAGAGTATGAAATTTATATTAACATTAACAGGAGGATTTGACGATACCATCAGCTCTGTGTTGGTGCTCAATTTACTCTCAGACCTGTTCAGAGTGATTGGCAGCACATTTTCAGTCTGTCGTTGAAAGTGCTCAGTTACGTCCTACAAATATACATAATCAAATTCACTTAATATTTAGAagacaaataaattttaattgatttgaCGCAATGCTGACCTGAATGCTGATCTTGCGACCCTGAAACCTGTCCCTTTCCCAAGTTTCGATCCTCAGGCTACCTTTTTCACCACTTTTTAACATCACCACATGATTGATGCCATTCTCTCGGCAGTACTCCAATATCTCTTCGGTGGTGCTAAAATCGAGGCAAGTGACTCTGAGGTCGAGCGACCAAAGTTCACGCAACACATCGGCAAGTTCTTTTTCACGTCGAGGAACTCCATCTACGCAACAAACCGCCACGTCGATGGCGAATTTATTATCACGACAAAGATCCTCTGACAATTCACAAGCAGCACTGGCTAGTTTGTCCAAGGAGATGCTGATGCCAACACCAAATTGTTTGGTTTCCTTGCTAGCCATACCCGTGCGTTCCAACACTTGTCGGAATGATGCCAACATTTTATCGTATCTACCACCGGCTGCGATGACTTCTTGACCACCTCGCCGGCGCCTTTTCTTGATTTCGCACGTGATCTGATAAATTATGCCGCTATGTTGTTGAATATTGTGTACAAGTAGTGGAACCACTGTGATAGGGcactgaaaataaattattaaattgtaaaacttGAAATATTTAACATATACGTTGAGTACTatattaacaaatatttttaccttAACTCCCAAAGCCTCTGCGTTGGCAATGACAATTTCGATTTCCCTAAGCCCCTCCTTAGCCAAAGCTGCCGCATCaccttttctttttgtaatagTTTTCAATACACTGGCGATCTTGGCTACTGAACTTTCAGTCTCAAAGAGGTTGAATAGCGTCTCCATCGCCTGATCGGTAAGGCACAAACTGATCAAATGCGTCTGTACTTGAAATCGCGAAAATTTTCCATCTCGCGCATCGCATAATATAGAATAGATGTCTTGGTATTTTTCACGCTCGATGCCGCAATACATAAGAACGGCTTGCAAAAGTGATGTATGGTTGATGCGTACAGTAAAGTTGCGCTCTTGTAACTGAGGTATCTCGTTGCAGATTTCCCAGGCGATGAATATAAGCTCTGCTTCGGCCATCAGATTGTTTGGCATTGGACTAATTATATCGAAGGCGCACTCGTACAACTCGCGGGGATGAAATCCGTGAACCTGACGAGAACGCATTAAGTGATTCGATCTGCTTCAGAAATGGGAAAAACAAGGCGACATATAATGGTAAAGGATTATTAAAAACGTGTTGTGGAGTAGGAAAGGTTTGAAGGTGATGAacatttctatttattttaatgaaaattatagaTATATTTACCTTCTTTTCTCGATAGACTCTTTCAATTGCGTATCTACGTATGCTAGAAATATTGTTCCAAGCGACGTATCTGGCAAAGGGTGCACGTAAGTCATGCGGTATGGAAACGATACTGCCTGTACGAGTCATTAGTCGAACGCAACTATCAGTTGTACTATAAAGTGGACCAGACTTGGGCATGAGAAGCGGAGTATTAATGCTTATTCCTCCATGTTTTTGAAAGACATTAACAACTTTGGTCTTGATATTGTTGTAgaaaaatcgatattttgGAAGTAACGAGTTTGTCGTATTTCGAGCTGGCAAATTCATGTCGTATGTTATATCTTCGGCAGGCGTGACTTCTTGTGCAAAGCAACAAGCAacgagatgtttgtaagctcTGCTCTGAGCATTAGATAGTGTATGACGAACCATTTCTTGAAGTTCAGCTTCTTCAAGTTGAGCTGGCGGTAAGTACTCGGAAGATAATAATTCTTGTGATGTAGGCCGCTGACTTGGATCGTGATTTAAGAGCCAGCTATGGACAAAGTAATATAAAGTAAGTACACTCTATCTTTACTGATACATGCTCGgcatattaaatataattaccgCAAAATATGAATGTGGTTCGTCATACCCCTTTCACTCAATTCAGACGGTAAAACAATATCTTTGGACCTAAGATTCAAAAGAACCTTTACTCTCTCCATGCCCGTCGTAAGTGGCTTATAACACATCTCGAAAAAAATTACTCCCAAACTgtaaatatctactttttgaTTGTATATAGCTTTTGCGGCCTGCGCGGATAACTCGGGTGCAACATACAAAGCAGTGCCTACTTGACCAGTCATTGAGCCCAGATCATCCATATCAAAACTGACACCTAAAAATTAAGATATTTATTAAGAATTCAATGTCAATAATAAAttggataattttttacacGTCGAAAAAGTTCAATACCTTTATCACTTATTTGAGATTCTTTTTCTGCTTCCAGTGTTTGTGtgaaagataaaatatttgttgtcGCCAAACCAAAATCTCCGATCTTTACATGATCGTTACtgtctaaaaaaatattcactgGCTTCAAATCTCGATGAATCATACCTTGCTGATGTATATGTGCTAAGCCTTCAATGATTTCTCGAAATAATCGCCAGATTCGttcttcatcttcataaaGCCCATTATCAATGGCAGTTCTCAATGTGCtcttttcgcaaaattccaTTTGTATAAACATAACTTGAATTTCCTTTGAAGATTCGTCATTTTCAgtctcatttttatttttttctacaaCTAGGTCCTGAGAATTTTGTACAGACTCCGAAGTTTGAGAAGTACCATCTCTTTCGAATTCTATGCTATCAGAAGAGTCAACTCGCGTTCTCAtactaacaaaaaaaaaaaagattagaATATTCTTCATActtacatatacatatacatgtatattattttatagaaaatgttCAAAACTTACATAAAAGCCCAATCGTCATCACTAAGATCAGAATCATCAGAATGATCACTATTGTCTTCCTCGCTATCTGCAGACAACGCAACACTCGCGCGAGATCCGTAAGAAGCATTCCATTCAACGTCATGCAAAGGTGGGGCCAATTTTTCTACATTTTCACTTCCTAAAtactataaataaaataatatacattaGATGGATTaggtatttttaaaaaaacttgaagcaaaataatttgaatcacGTTAACTTACATCACCAACACTTGATGTTTTATCTTCTGTAGTGGAGGTAAACTTGATTGATGGTGTAGTAGATGGTGTATGTCTTGTCATATCATCGATGTTAGCGGTTTCGATCCATGAATTATAATAACGCACCACATTCTCGTGATTTAATCTGGACAACAATTTCACTTCACGCGTTATTTTCCTGTTTAgttgtttatttttaggaTTTAACTTTATTCGTTTTATAGCATAAATACCACCATCCaacttatttttaactttgaaAACATCTCCAAATGCTCCTTTGCCTAACCATCTTATTACTTCGAATTCGTTTTGAAGGCGCGATTGTCCACCAAAAGCTGGAAGATAAAAGTGAACATCTGCATCAGGTTCTTGTTCCGGTTCAATCCGATTTTGTTCCTGATTGCCATCTAATCTAGGAGGAGACAATCCTCTCTCAAGTGGTGCACGTATAAAACAATGCTGCAGTAATTGCTCAGCTGACCAACGAGCTCGTTCGTTTGTAACAAGGCACttatttacaaaatctctTAAATCCGGCTAACAGGTAAagtaatttgattattttgtaatatattaAAAGCCCTTATTAGTTAATACAAATACTTGAAATTTACCTGCAATGATGAGTCGACTTCTATTTCTTTTTCTGAAACTATTGAGCCCTTTACTAAGGATAACAAAAGTATACCAAATCTATAAATATCTGCTTTTTTGCCTCCCCTTCCTTGACTTGTAGGAAAATCATGCTCTACCTTGGCTAAACTGCTTGCTCTATATATATCAGAAAGTCTTTTGTCTAATGAATAATCTGAAACCTTTATAAGACCTGTACGATCAATATGAACACTTGAATCTCGAAGATCTTTATGAACAACGTTATTTTCGTGAAGAAATTCAAGTGCAGTTAAAATTCCTGCTGCTAAATACCTAAGCATATCTGTATCAACTGGAATGTTTTctgttaaataaaaagagcaAGTTGTTCCAACCTAaggaatacatttttaatgatttcaaattaaaaatgtcaaattaaaacattaattataataataataaataattaccaCAAATTCTTGTAAagtgtaaattattatattatcttTATCCTGTATGTACTTCATATTTAAATACTGTACAAGATTGGGATGATGTAATCTGTATAGATGATTGAGTTCCTGTTCTATGCTAGCTATCTGTTTCATTGAGTGTTGCAGATTTGTCAATTCGCCATTTTCATGATTATCTATTGATCCACATTTTAATGTCCACTCAGTAATAGCCAATAATTCTCCAGTAATAATATCAACCCCTGCATATACTACAGATCCTTTTGCACTGTGCCCTAAACATTTTCCCCGATGAACTTGTCGCTCCCCTTTGTTGTTATCAAAATGTAGAAACTTGGTTCCTCTATGCTCACATAACGAACCTTCAGAACTCTCTGATGTGCTCATGCATCTTCTTCTAGAATAAGTTCTAACTCTCTCATGTGGCGAGGATGGTATTGATTGTGATAGGATTGGATCAGACTCAAGAGATAAACGAGCAGATTCCCTTCTGTTACGCATTTCTGCTTTGAGGGCCTCTTTACGTTTCAAAATTTCATCTTGCAAGACCTGTCTTTCTTTGTcttcttttaattgtttttcctGCAACTCACATTGAATTCTTTCTTGACGCTTCAATACCATTTCCTCATAAAAACTACTATATCCAGGTTTGTTATGCTCATGAAGAAATTTTTGTACATGTTGGCACAGttcaaaaatcataacttCTCCTTTTAATTCTTTAGCCAGAGCTTCTAATTCAGATAGGTGAAGTGCAAGCTGTTGATCAGATAAGCCTCTACTATTTTGTAACCGAATTTTGGGTGTACTATggaaaagtttaaattatttttaatatataagatATTTGTAAGCTTCTTGGTAaacactaaaaaataaaatacttactCCTTGGGGTAATTGTCTCCACATGCCACATGCAAGTCAACCTGTGCATAAACTTCCACAGGTCCAGACATACCTTGTTGTGGCGTTAGCGTTATAGCAATATCCAATGGttgccattttttcttttgtttatttttacgaaAGTCACATAATTCGTCTCCAAAAATTGACTGAAATTGAGTAGAaggataaataataaatttgtatcGTTTAACAAATAGAAAACAAAAGTACAAAgcgattttacttttaaaacttcgAGCTCGTTATTTTGACGATCTTGACATGATTCATCGTGTGACATTTTGAAAACTGTTCACTAAATGCTCATCTTTAAcaagctttttataaaatatcttatacaaaatttctatttctttatttctaaatgtatatatacaaaactaaaattaatagCCACGCTAGCTTAACCTCCAACGTATCATTCGGACGAAATTGATGGTTTAAGTAAAAATTTAACGGTTCTTCAATTATTGGCTATCGACACGTTGATGCCTATGGAACTCACTATCCCCTACATGATGAGTATCAAGCTTGATaactatttatttacaatattaaattGTGGTTAAAAAGGCGACTCTCCATGTTTTTACACTGCTCTTCGAATGGCAACTACTTAGGCTGCGTCCACAATTGAGCGTATACGTTAGGGTTTACAAGGGGTTTACGTAGAACATAACGTTTTGGGCAGTAATGCCAATCCACTGTAGCAGACTGCAGTTGAAACGAAGGAACACACCtgctcaaaatttaacctataaaaatgtttaaatttgaattgtatggtaataaattgtaaaattcttttttcaaataaaattataaaattttgtaagagaatgtattataataaattagtttctgattaaaaaaaaaggtctaccactgtctcaaaaaaggaaagcagaataaaaaatcacgcacatttccaaatgaaaaatttattattataattagttaaATCGCATAGGCTATAATTGCATGATTAGGTTCTTCATTGTATAAGTAAGCGATTAATAGCTTCAAACTGAAAGACGAAtcatacgtattttattttaaaataacttgtAATTTTGCTCATGCTAAAATTTTGTCCAGCATatagtttataattaattgaacatagttttgacattaaatttggtttacaatattttaattacaattGCTTCACTCTTCAGAAAAGCCATTTTGAATTGATGTCTTGCAAATAAGTATCGATGGGCagtttttgtttaattgttcTCTATGACTCTTTACTATTCGATATTCTTGATGATAAAAACTTTGGGCTAAGTTGTATAAAACATGCTCtaatctaaaataataaacacaaatattttatttactgacttaaaaaaatactgctgctataataaaaattatctacCTAAATGTGTAGCCTAATAAATGATCTGCATaaggtaaaaaataaagagttTTTGCTGGTAACTCGCATACAGCACAAAGTGCAGTTGCTCGCTCTGTAGCTACCagtttaatatatatatatatatattatatattatatatatatatatatatatatatatatatatatatatatatatatatatatatatataatatatatatatatatatatatatatatatatatatatatatatatatatataatatatatatatatatatatataatatatatatatatatatatatatatatatatatatatatataatatatatatatatatatatatatatatatatatatatatatatatatatatatattatatatatatatatatatatatatgcatgcaTATATATGTGGACTATGAATTGTGTGGGTTTGTTCATTATTCGCCAAAAAACTGACGTCAAACTGATCGAAAAACGGGGGTACAGGACCACTTACCAACTGCAGGTAATCAGGCCGAAATTCGGAAAAACGtattaattttcataatattccaaaacataaaatgaaccaatcaaaataaatttggtcCACTATTccacaaataaataatattgacGTTCCATAACTGAAGTAATTGAtgcttttttgaataaaaaaaattacttacaGTATaaggatttatttattttttcagactCTTTATTATATTGCAATTAAACTTGAGAATTAAAGACGCCTTTGAGgttgtaataattaaaaaaaaaaaattgctaaaaaaGCAGTAGGGCATCTCTTTGAGCTTACATACCCATTAttttctatatgtatatacactaTATAAAGAAACggccatatatatatagcgtgtacaaataaaaaaagccgCTTTCGCACAAAAACACACGAACCTAAACTAATCCTTACTCATCAGCCGCATGTGCGAAATCCTTCTCGATGATTCGTCGAGCGACTCGCATTTAGCACATGCTGTCGCCATGTAAGTATGTATATCTCCAGGGCCCGATCAAATAAGTATGAGAAAACGGCGGGCGAACGAAGCAATAACAACAAACAATGCAAATAGACGCAAGGATGGCAGCACTAGAGAGAATTACAAAAGAATTACAAAATAGTCAGCCGATAACGTTTCGTGCGAGGGAGAAAACATGCGCGCGGGCTTCGAAAATTCAATCTTTGTAGATGAAAAGTCCACGCTCGCATATATAGAGAAGAAATAAATTACATATATACGCTTTAGTAAAATCACCGTCATCGTTGTGTTATCGCCCCTTGGAAATTGTCGCCGACTTTACTACGCTCGCACGAATCGGACATATAAAGCTCTCCGCAGTCCGGGCGCTCTAATATAATGCGAAGAGACATAAGTCATCACCGCTAGTATATATGCACCCAGAGGGATTATATAAATGTTGAAGAAAGAGAGTCGGGGAGAAATTAAAAAGCGACAGCGCTTTCGCCGGCTGTCGGGCTGGCCGCTGCGTGCGTTTTGTCGCCCTCCGTATTAGATATTGGAGCAAAAGTacagagaagagcgagagagaaagagagcgtgCGGCGGATAGCCCGAGCGACGGCGacagacacacgcacacgtagcgccgccgccgccgccgccgccgccgccgccgtcgagtGCGTGTAGGTGTAGACCACGATGTACTAGTGGAGAGCGCCTCGTCGGTGTGCGGCAGTGCGGCGAAGGGTCGGCCATTTTACGTCGCGGTAGTATGACGTAGCGGGCCTGGGTGTAACAGTGGCATCGTGGACTGGCTACCGATGgctgtatatctatatatacatctCTGGTTTTCAACGGTCCGCCTGGCAAATGGTGAGAAGACAGATATATAggcgcgcgcacgtatagcACACATGGGCCCGCCGCAGCAGAGTATAGAGCAAGAGGGAAAATCGGCAGCAGTATAAGTAGCAGCATAGCGCTAATATAACGGCGGTGTTGTATGCGGTGGATTGGATAGCTGCGCTGGACACGCACGCGAGAGCGGAATATAGGAATAGAGCGAGACAGACGGGACAGGAGAGACGACTAGATTTGCAGCTACTCACGCAGAAACGGAGCAACGGCGCGAGGAAAAGGAGTCTATAAAACATAGAAGTAGGTAAAAGAAGTCGCGAGGACTGCGAGGAGGCCAAGTGTTGCAGCTCGTTATTTCGTT
The sequence above is drawn from the Nasonia vitripennis strain AsymCx chromosome 4, Nvit_psr_1.1, whole genome shotgun sequence genome and encodes:
- the LOC100114072 gene encoding eIF-2-alpha kinase GCN2, translated to MSHDESCQDRQNNELEVLKSIFGDELCDFRKNKQKKKWQPLDIAITLTPQQGMSGPVEVYAQVDLHVACGDNYPKDTPKIRLQNSRGLSDQQLALHLSELEALAKELKGEVMIFELCQHVQKFLHEHNKPGYSSFYEEMVLKRQERIQCELQEKQLKEDKERQVLQDEILKRKEALKAEMRNRRESARLSLESDPILSQSIPSSPHERVRTYSRRRCMSTSESSEGSLCEHRGTKFLHFDNNKGERQVHRGKCLGHSAKGSVVYAGVDIITGELLAITEWTLKCGSIDNHENGELTNLQHSMKQIASIEQELNHLYRLHHPNLVQYLNMKYIQDKDNIIIYTLQEFVVGTTCSFYLTENIPVDTDMLRYLAAGILTALEFLHENNVVHKDLRDSSVHIDRTGLIKVSDYSLDKRLSDIYRASSLAKVEHDFPTSQGRGGKKADIYRFGILLLSLVKGSIVSEKEIEVDSSLQPDLRDFVNKCLVTNERARWSAEQLLQHCFIRAPLERGLSPPRLDGNQEQNRIEPEQEPDADVHFYLPAFGGQSRLQNEFEVIRWLGKGAFGDVFKVKNKLDGGIYAIKRIKLNPKNKQLNRKITREVKLLSRLNHENVVRYYNSWIETANIDDMTRHTPSTTPSIKFTSTTEDKTSSVGDYLGSENVEKLAPPLHDVEWNASYGSRASVALSADSEEDNSDHSDDSDLSDDDWAFIMRTRVDSSDSIEFERDGTSQTSESVQNSQDLVVEKNKNETENDESSKEIQVMFIQMEFCEKSTLRTAIDNGLYEDEERIWRLFREIIEGLAHIHQQGMIHRDLKPVNIFLDSNDHVKIGDFGLATTNILSFTQTLEAEKESQISDKGVSFDMDDLGSMTGQVGTALYVAPELSAQAAKAIYNQKVDIYSLGVIFFEMCYKPLTTGMERVKVLLNLRSKDIVLPSELSERGMTNHIHILRWLLNHDPSQRPTSQELLSSEYLPPAQLEEAELQEMVRHTLSNAQSRAYKHLVACCFAQEVTPAEDITYDMNLPARNTTNSLLPKYRFFYNNIKTKVVNVFQKHGGISINTPLLMPKSGPLYSTTDSCVRLMTRTGSIVSIPHDLRAPFARYVAWNNISSIRRYAIERVYREKKVHGFHPRELYECAFDIISPMPNNLMAEAELIFIAWEICNEIPQLQERNFTVRINHTSLLQAVLMYCGIEREKYQDIYSILCDARDGKFSRFQVQTHLISLCLTDQAMETLFNLFETESSVAKIASVLKTITKRKGDAAALAKEGLREIEIVIANAEALGVKCPITVVPLLVHNIQQHSGIIYQITCEIKKRRRRGGQEVIAAGGRYDKMLASFRQVLERTGMASKETKQFGVGISISLDKLASAACELSEDLCRDNKFAIDVAVCCVDGVPRREKELADVLRELWSLDLRVTCLDFSTTEEILEYCRENGINHVVMLKSGEKGSLRIETWERDRFQGRKISIQDVTEHFQRQTENVLPITLNRSESKLSTNTELMVSSNPPVNVNINFILSDRDKLSGSGRRSYKNAMQAQMSSYLQRISHKVPIEVFAVFLDMAVVRTITNFLEIDENDQDFQKSIQVVIDKHQRHKKYIKQICDEMWEARNDKSRPVLILYSLSDSQYMTLV